The region CGGGAGTGGAGATGGTGATGCCGGGGGACAACATTTCGGCGGAGATCACGCTGATCACGCCGGTGGCGCTGGAGAAGGGGCTGCGCTTCGCCATCCGCGAAGGCGGGCACACCGTCGGCGCCGGCGCGGTCTCGGAGATAATCGAGTAAACCCATGATGAGACAGGGTGACAAGATTCGCATTCGCCTCAAGGCGTACGACCACCGGATTCTGGACCAGTCCACCCGGGAGATCGTGGAGACCGCGAAGCGCACCGGCGCGGACGTAGCCGGGCCGATTCCGCTGCCGACCACGATCAACCGCTGGACGGTGCTGCGGTCGCCGCACGTGGACAAGAAATCGCGCGAGCAGTTCGAAATGCGCACACACAAGCGGCTGATCGACATTCTCGAGCCGACGCCGGACACCGTGGACGCGCTGATGAAGCTGGATCTGCCGCCGGGCGTGGATGTGGAGATCAAGGCCTTCGGGCACGCGGCGAAGTAAGGCAGAAAGAACCTTCGGCGGGAAGAGAGACGCGAATGGCAGTGAACGGGATCATCGGAATCAAGCTGGGCACCACGCAGGTGTTCCAGAAAGACGGCACGGCGGTGCCGTGCACGGTGCTGCAGGCCGGGCCGTGCGTGGTGGTGCAGCGGCGCACGAAAGAGAAGGACGGCTACGACGCAGCGCAGCTGGGGCTGGTGGAGTTCGTGAAGCCGCAGCGGGTCACCAAGGCCATGACCGGGCACTTCAAGAAGGCCAACGTGGCTTCGATGAAGGTGCTGCGCGAAGTGCGCATCGAGGAATCGGCCGACGAGACCAAGACCGGCGACCGCGTGCTGGTGGACCGCTTCACGGCGGGCGAGCTGGTGGACGTCACCGGCGTGAGCAAGGGCAAGGGATTTGCGGGCGGCGTGAAGCGCTGGCACTACCGCGGCGGCGACTCGACGCACGGCTCGATGCATCACCGGGCGCCGGGCGGCATCGGCGGCAGCTCGTTTCCCTCGCGCGTCTGGAAGAACCAGCATTTCCCGGGACACATGGGACATGCGCGGGTGACGGCGAAGAACCTGGAAGTGGTGCAAGTGGACGCGGAGGAAAACCTGCTGCTGGTGCGCGGGTCCGTGCCGGGCCCGAGCGGAGCGGTCATTCTGATCCGCAAGGTCAAGCAGGCTAAGTAAGAGGCTCGCACAGCCCGCAAGCGAGCGGGGCTGGGCGCAAAGGAAAGCGAAAACGTTATGCCGGTCGTGGATGTCGTCAATCTGGATGGGAAGAAAGTCGGCCAGGTGGATCTGGCGGACAGCGTGTTTGCCGCGAAGGTGAACGCGCATCTTCTGCACGAGGCCTCGCGGTGGTACCTGGCCGGCGAGCGCGCGGGGACGCACAAGACCAAGGTGCGCTCCGAGGTGCGGGGATCGGGCAAGAAACTCTGGAAGCAGAAGGGCACGGGCCGCGCGCGCATGGGCTCCATCCGCTCCTCGATCTGGCGCAAGGGCGGCACGGTGCACGGGCCGCAGCCGCGGGATTACAGCTACGCGCTGCCGAAGAAGATGGTGCTGGGCGCGCTGCGCTCGGCGCTGTCGGAGAAGCTGGCGGAGCAGAAGCTGACGATCGTGGACGGCTGGGCGCTGGAAACCAACAAGACCAAGGCGCTGCGCACCACGCTGGACAAGTTGAACGGGCAGAAGACCATTCTGCTGGTGGAAAGCGGCGAGAACCGCAACCTGCAACTGGCCAGCCGCAATCTAGCAGGCGTGAAGCTGGTGGCGCCGCACGTGCTGCAGCCCTACGACCTGCTGCGGCATGACCGGCTGATCTGTTCCAAGGATGCCGCGGCGCGGCTGAGCCGCACGCTGAATCCGGAGAAGCCGGCGGTGGAAGCGGGGCTGGTGGCGACCATCGCTCCGGCGCCGGCAGCCAATGTTTCGGCGGCCCCGGAGAAGAAGGCAGCGGCGCCGAAGGCGGCCGCCAAGAAGGCGGAAAAGCCCGCGGCGAAGAAGGCCGCCAAGCCGGCCAAGTCTTCGCACAAGGCGAAGGGCAAGGACTAAGCCATGGCCATGACGCAATTTCAGATCATCCGCCGGCCGATCATCACGGAAAAAGGGCTGGGCGTGAAGGAAACGCAGCACACGGTGGTCTTCGAAGTCGCCGCGCAGGCGACGAAGACCCAGATCAAGGAAGCCGTGCAGCAGATTTTCAAGGTGAAGGTTGCGGGCGTGCGCACCGCCAATTTCTTCGGCAAGATGCGGCGCCGTGGGCAGTCGGAAGGCTACCGGCGCGACTGGAAGAAAGCCTACGTCAAGCTCGCCGAGGGCGAGAAGATGATCGAGTACGCGGAGAACCTGTAGGGAATTCCCGCGAGGGCGCGGGCGTGCAGAGGACAAGAGGCAACGATGGGACTCAAGAGCTTTAACCCATACACGGCGTCGCGGCGGTTCATTACCGTCCTGGACAAGAGCGCCATTACGAAAGAGCAGCCGGAAAAGGCGCTGCTCGAACCGAAGAAGCGCTCCGGCGGCCGGAACAATCATGGTGAAGTAACGTCGTGGCATCGCGGCGGCGGGCACAAGAAGCAGTACCGCAAGATCGATTTCAAGCGCGACAAGACCGGGATCCCGGCCAAAGTTGCGGCAATCGAATACGACCCGAACCGCTCGGCGCAGCTGGCGCTATTGCATTACGCTGATGGCGACAAGCGCTACATCCTGCATCCGGTGGGACTGGAAGTGGGAATGACGGTGACGACGGGCGAGGGCGCGGACATTCTGCCGGGCAACGCCATGGCCTTCCGGCACATTCCGCCAGGCACCATGGTGCACAACCTGGAACTGTACCCCGGGCGCGGCGGGCAGGTGGTGCGCTCGGCGGGGGGCTCGGCGCAGCTGTTGAGCAAGGAAGGCGATCTGGCGCTGGTCAAGCTGCCGTCCGGGGAAGTGCGCAAGTTTTCGGTGGACTGCATGGCCACGGTCGGCCAGGTGGGCAACGTGGATCACGAGAATGTAACCTACGGCAAGGCGGGACGCACGCGCTGGCACGGCAAGCGCCCGACGGTGCGCGGCGTGGCCATGAATCCCGTGGATCACCCGCACGGCGGCGGCGAAGGCCGCGTGAAGGGCAACCACCCGCAGACGCCGTGGGGCTTCCCGACGCTGGGAGCCAAGACGCGGCAGAACAAGCGCACGGACAAGATGATCGTGCAGCGGCGCAAGGGTTGAAGAAGAGAACGGGCGGCGCAGTGAGGCGGCCCGCTGAGAGAGAAGCGATGCGAGCGACACGGACAAGTCGTTCCACAACAGGGCGGACGGTGAAGCGCACGGCGGTCAAGCGCACGGCGGTCAAGGCGGCCGCCAAGCCGGTGGTGCAGCCCCCGGAGCCGGTGCTGTACCGGCTTTGCAAGCCGGGCTGGTCAGTGGTGGTGGAGCGCGCGCCGCACGCGCAGGGCACACGCTTTGTCTGCCCGTTCTGCCCGCAGTCGCACCGCGTGCCGGGACCGGTGCGGGGATTTAAGAAGATTCGTCGCGCGCAGTGGGGGCGGCTGCGCCGCGTGGAGGAATAGAGAGCAATGCCGCGTTCACTCAAGAAAGGGCCGTTTGTGGACGGCCACCTGCGCGAAAAGGTCGACGGCCTGAACGCGCGGAATGAAAAAAAGGTCGTAAAGACGTGGTCGCGCCGTTCGACGATCGTGCCGGAGATGATCGGGCACACTATCGCGGTGCACAACGGACGGAAGTTCATCCCGGTGTACGTGACCGAGCAGATGGTCGGGCACAAGTTGGGAGAGTTTGCGCCGACGCGCACCTTCAAGGGCCACGCCGTGAAGGCGGCGCTGGAGAGGGCGGCGGGACCGGCGCCCGCAGGAGGCGGCGCGGCAGCAGCACCCGCAGCGCCGAAGGCATAAGCCATGGCTGACGTGACCACGCAATCCGCATCCATCGAAGCGCACGCGCTGTTGCGCTACGTGCACCTGTCGCCGCAGAAGGCGCGGCTGGTGATCGACCTGATCCGCGGGCAGAACGTGAACGCCGCCAAGCGCATCCTGAAGTTTACGCCGAAGCGCGCGGCGCGGCAGATCGAGAAGGTTCTCGACAGCGCCATCGCCAACGCCCAGGTGAAGGCCGACAACGCCGGGACGCCGCTGGACGAAGACGCGCTGTATGTGACCGAGTGTTTTATCAATGAAGGGCCGCGCTGGAAGCGGCTGCGCCCGGCGCCGATGGGCCGCGCGTTCCGCTACCAGAAACGCACGGCGCACCTCTGGCTGGGCGTGAGCGAACATCACGTGGCCGCGCGGGAGCGCGTGGCGGCCGCGGCGGCGGAAGCCGAATCGCAGAAGGGCGTCCGGGGCGCCGCGCGGCGTGTGCGCAAGGCCCTGGTGGGCAAGCCGGCAGCGCCGAAGAAGGGCAAGAAGTAAGGAGAGCCAGAGTGGGACAGAAGACACACCCGTACGGGTTTCGACTGGGCTACAACAAGCCGTGGAAATCGCGCTGGTACGCCGACCGCGACTACGCGGACCTGCTGTACGAAGATACGCTACTGCGCCGCGAGCTGAAGGAACGCCTGAAGTCCGCGGGCATCAGCTCGATCGACATCGAGCGCGCCGCGAACAAGCTGGTGGTGCGCATCTACACCGCGCGCCCGGGCATCATCATCGGGCGCAAGGGCTCGGAGATCGACAAGCTGAAGCAGGAAGTGCAGAAACGCACCAAGCGCGAGGTGCACATCGACATCCAGGAAGTGCACCGTCCGGAGCTGGACGCGCAACTGGTGGCGGAATCGATCGCGCTGCAGCTGGAAAAGCGCGTCGCTTTCCGGCGGGCGATGCGCAAGGCCGTGGATTCGGCGCTGCGCTTCGGCTGCAAGGGGATCAAGGTGCGCGTGGCCGGGCGGCTGAACGGCGCGGAAATCGCGCGCAAGGAGTGGTACCTGCAGGGGCGGCTGCCGCTGCAGACGCTGCGCGCGGACATCGATTTTGGCTTCGCGCAGGCCTACACCACCTACGGGGTCATCGGGGTGAAGTGCTGGGTCTATCAGGGCGAGAACGTTCCGCAACGCGGCGTGCAGCGCACCCGCGAGCGGGCCGCCGCGCCCGCCGCGGTGTAGGGACGAAAGCGCACAGGGACTGAGGAAGCGAGACCACAACGATGTTGATGCCCAAGAAAGTAAAGTACCGCAAGCAGCAGCGCGGGCGCCGCTCGGGGAAAGCGTGGCGCGGCGGGAGCCTGGCGTTCGGGGAGTATGGGCTGAAGGCCCTGGAAGCCGCGTGGATCACCGACCGGCAGATCGAAGCCTCGCGCGTGGCCATCACGCGGTTCATCAAGCGCGGCGGCAAGCTGTGGATCCGGGTTTTCCCGGACAAGCCGTTCACCAAGAAGCCCGCCGAAACGCGCATGGGCAAGGGCAAAGGCGCGCCGGAGAAGTGGGTGGCGGTGGTCAAGCCCGGGCGCATCATGTTCGAAATGGCGGGGGTTGACGAAGCGACGGCCAAGGAAGCGCTGCTGCTGGCAGCGCACAAGCTGCCGATTCTGACCAAGTTTGTCAACCGCGCGGGAGGGCTCTAGAGATGCCGCGGCGTATCGAGAAGCTCCGCGAAGCGGATGCGAAAGAACTGGAACTGCAGCAGCACGAGCTGTCCGAGCAGGTCTTCCGGTTGCGGTTCCAGATGTCCACCGGACAGGCCGAAGCGCTGAAGCGGCTGCGCCAGGCCAAGAAGGACCTGGCCCGCGTGAAGACCCTGCTGCGCGAGCGGGACCTGGAGAAATCGAGGAATTCGCAATGACCAGTGGAACACAGGCAACGCCGGAGCGCCATCAGCGGCAGGAGCTGGTGGGCAAGGTGACCAGCGCGAAGATGCAAAAGACCATCGTGGTGGAGGTGGCGCGGCTGGTGAAGCACCCCAAGTACCATCGCGTGGTGCGCATCTCCAAAAAGTTTTACGCGCATGACGAGCAGCGCGAAGCGCAGCAGGGCGACACGGTGCGCATCATCGCCTCGCGCCCGCTCTCGCGGCTCAAGCGCTGGCGGCTCGCGGAAGTGCTGACCCGCAAGACGTCGGCGGAGTAAGGGAAGACAGGGGAGCCGAACAATGATTCAGATGCGAACCTGGCTGACGGTGGCCGACAATTCCGGCGCGCGGAAGCTGATGTGTATTCTGCCGATCGGCGGCGATGCGGGGTTGAAGGCCGGACTCGGCGACATCGTGACCGCGGCGGTCAAGGAAGCCACGCCGGAAAGCCCGATCAAGAAGGGAACCGTCGTGAAAGCGGTCATCGTGCGCATGCGCAAGGAACGGCGGCGCAAGGACGGCACGTACATCCGCTTCGACGATAACGCCGCGGTGCTGATCAACGACGCGAACGAGCCGGTGGGTACGCGCGTGTTCGGGCCGGTGGCGCGCGAGCTGCGGGACAAGAAATTCACCAAGATCGTCTCGCTCGCTCCGGAAGTGTGGTAGGACATGGCTATGAGCAAACAGGAAGCACAACGACACGTTTTCAGCGTCCGCAAGGGCGACCAGGTGAAGGTGATGAGCGGGCGCGACCGCGGGAAGACCGGGCGGGTGCTCTCCGTCCTTCCCAAGAAGAACGCCGTGGTGGTCGAGCACGCCAACCTGATCAAGCGGCACACGCGGCCCAATCCGGGGAAGAACATCAAGGGCGGCATCGTGGAGAAGGAAGCGCCGATCAACGTCTCCAACGTGATGCTTGTCTGCCCCTCGTGCGGGAAGCACACCCGGGTGGGACACACCGCGATGCCCGATGGCACTCGGACGCGCTCGTGCCGGCGCTGCGCGACGACACTGGACAAGTAGGAGCGAGGCGAAGAAATCCATGACCAGCCGAATGCAGGAACGTTACCGGAAGGAAGCGGTGCCCGCGCTGATGAAGCGCTTCGGGTGGAAGAACCCCATGGCCGTGCCGAAATTGCAGAAGATCACGCTGAACATCGGGCTGGGCGAAGCCAGCCAGAACGTGAAACTGCTGGACACGGCCGCGGTGGAGCTGGGGCAGATCAGCGGGCAGCGGGCCATGCAGACGCGGGCCAAGAAGTCCATTGCCAACTTCAAGATCCGCAAGGGCATGCCCATCGGCTGCGCCGTGACCCTGCGCGGCGAGCGCATGTACGAATTTTTGGACCGCTTGTGCAACGTGGTGCTGCCGCGCGTGCGCGATTTCAAGGGCTTGCCCTCCAACGCCTTTGACGGCCGGGGAAACTACACCCTGGGGCTGAAGGACCAGCTCGTCTTTCCGGAGATCGATTACACCCGCGTGGACAAGATCAAGGGCATGAACATCACCCTGACCACCACGGCGAAGAACGACGAAGAAGGCCGCGAGCTGCTGAAGCTGCTGGGTGTGCCGCTGCGCACGGCCAGCGTAGCGAAGGAAGGATAGCGAATGGCGCGTACAGCCAAGATTGCCAAGACCAAGAAGAAGCCCAAGTTCAAGGTGCGGGTGCGCAACCGCTGCCGGCTGTGCGGGCGCGCGCGGGGCTATATCCGTAAATTCGAACTGTGCCGCATCTGCTTCCGCGGCATGGCCCTGCGGGGCGAGATTCCCGGGGTAGTGAAAGCGAGCTGGTAAGGACCATACGATGCAGACTGATCCGATTGCCGATTTTCTGACGCGCATCCGCAACGCGGTGGCCGCCAAGCACGCCCGGCTGGATGTGCCGGCCTCCAAGTTGAAGGTGGAGATGGCGCGCATTCTCAAGGACGAAGGCTACATCGCCACCTACAAGATGGTGGACGAGAACAAAGTGCGCAAAACCCTGCGCATTTTCCTGAAGTACACGCCGGACCGCAGAAGCGTGATTACCGGCCTGCGGCGGATTTCCAAGCCCGGCGCGCGGCGCTACACCGGAGCTCTGGAGATCAAGCCCGTGGTGGGCGGGTTGGGGATCAGCATCGTGACCACCCCCAAGGGCCTGATGAGCGGCCGGGCCGCGCGCAAAGCCCGCGTCGGCGGCGAAATACTCTGCGAAGTGTGGTAGCCAGCGAAGGACGAGGACAAGACGATGTCACGTATCGGGAATAAACCGATTCCGGTGCCGAGCGGCGTGAAAGTGGCGCTGCCGGAGGGCCGTGTCGAAGTGCAGGGGCCGAAGGGCAAGCTGGCGGTGCCGCTTCCGGCGGGCATTCAATTTGCGCAGAAAGAAGGCGTGCTGACGGCCACGCGAGCCACCGAACAGCACCGCGCGGTGCATGGACTGGCGCGGGCGCTGGTGGCCAACGCAGTCCGCGGCGTGACCGAGGGCTTCAAGAAGGATCTGGACATCGTGGGCGTCGGCTACCGCGCGGAACTCAAGGGCAAGGCGGTGAACTTCGCGCTGGGCTACTCCCACCCGGTGGTGTTTCCGATCCCCGAAGGCATCACCATCACCGTGGAGAAGCAGACGCACCTGGTGGTCAGCGGCGCGGATAAAGGGCAGGTCGGGCAGGTGGCCGCGGATCTCCGCGCGCTGCGCCCGCCGGATCCCTATAAGCAGAAGGGCGTGCGCATCACCGGCGAGCGCCTGAAGAAGAAGGCCGGCAAGGCCGGAGCCAAGGCCGGCGCGTAAGGAGAAGCGAACGTGGCTAGGATATCGGTACGCAGGATTTCGCGCGACGAGCACCGCCGGCGGGTGCATGAGCGCGTGCGCATGAAGGTGCAAGGCACGCCGGAGCGGCCGCGGCTGTGCGTGTACCGCTCGCTGGGGCACATCTACGCGCAGATCATCGACGACCGCACGGGAAGCACGCTGGTCTCCGCGAGTTCCGTGGACAAAGAGACCAAGAAGCAGCTCAAGGGCGGCGGCAACATCGCCGCGGCCAAAGTGATCGGCAAGGTCGTGGCCGAGCGCGCCAAGGCCGCGAAGATCGACAAGGTTGTGTTTGATCGGGGTGGCTACAAATATCACGGCCGCGTAAAAGCGCTGGCCGATGCGGCAAGGGAAGCGGGGTTACAGTTCTAACCTATGTCCAAGCAAATTTTACGGGATAGCCTAGCGGTACGGCGGCTGCTGGAAGTCAACCCAGCGGACCTCAAAGACGACGTGATCGCGATCAACCGCGTCACGAAAGTCGTCAAGGGCGGCAAGAACATGAGCTTTTCGGCGCTCGTGGTCGTGGGCGACCATCACGGGCATGCCGGCTTCGGCATGGGCAAGGCGCGCGAAGTGCCCATGGCCATCAAGAAGGGCATCGAGCAGGCCAAGAAGAACCTGATCAAGCTGAACATGAAGGGCACCACCATCCCGCACCAGGTGCTGGGGCGCTACGGCTCGGCGCAGGTGCTCCTGAAGCCGGCCTCGGAAGGCACGGGGGTGATCGCCGGCGGTCCGGTGCGCAAGGTGATGCAGGTGGCGGGAATTACCAACGTGATGACCAAGTCCATCGGCACCTCGAACCCGCACAACGTGGTCAAGGCCACCTTCGCGGCGCTGCTCAGCCTGAAGGACGCGGCGCAGGTCGCGGAAACGCGCTCGAAGACCGTGGAAGAACTGACGGGCAAGCAGAAAACGGCGGGAGAACGCGCATGACGGGCGAGAAAAAACCGGCCGGCACGGTGAAGGTCAAGTGGGTCAAGAGCGATATCGGCAGCACGGATGACATCCGGCAGACCATCAAAGGTCTGGGACTGCGGAAGATGAACCGCGTCGTCGAGCGGCAGGATACCCCCGAAGTGCGCGGGATGATTCACAAGGTCCGGCACCTCGTGGTTGTGGTGGAGTAAGGGGCGGAGATGGCGACCAAACAGACGGGCGAGCGCAAAAAAGAAGCAGGCAGCCGCAGGCCGGTAAGCCTGTCGAACCTCAAGCCCCCGCAGGGCTCGCGCGGGCGCAAGGTGCGCGTGGGCCGCGGCATGGGCTCGAAGCTCGGCAAGACCGCCGGCCGGGGCAACAAGGGCCAGAAGGCCCGCACCGGCTATCAGCGGCGGCGGGGTTTTGAAGGCGGGCAGATGCCCCTGCACCGGCGCATGCCCAAGCGCGGCTTTCACAACCCGTTCGGGCAGGCGTTTTCGGTGGTGAACGTGGAAGAGCTGAACGTGTTTTCGGCGGGCGACACGGTGACCCCGGAACTGCTGCGCGCGCATGGTTTCGTGCGCCGGGCCACGGACCCTATCAAGGTTCTGGGCGAAGGCGAACTGAAGACCAAGCTGGCTGTGCACGCCCAGGCCTTCAGCGAGTCCGCCAAGCAGAAAATCACCGCCGCGGGCGGAACCTTCGAGGTCGTGGCCTAGGGCGCGCATGAACCAATTCCTACAGGCACTGGCGAATCTGTTCCGCATCGAGGACCTGCGGAAGCGGCTGCTGTTTACCCTGGCGCTGCTCGCGGTGTACCGCATCGGCGCGCACATTCCCACCCCGGGGATCAACACCGCGCTGCTGCAGCAGCTCTTCGAGCAGAGCAAGGGTTCGGTGCTGGGGATTTTCGATCTCTTCAGCGGCGGCAACTTCCGCCGCCTGACGATTTTCGCCCTGGGCATCATGCCCTACATCACGTCGTCCATCATTTTGCAGCTGCTCACGGTGGTCTTTCCCTACCTGGAGCGCCTGCAGAAGGAAGGCGAGCTGGGACGGCGCAAGATTACGCAGTACACGCGGTACATGACCATCGCTCTGAGCATCATCCAGTCGGTCGGTATCGCCTCGACCCTGCAGGCGCAGACCATGAGCGGGCAGTCGCTGGTTTATCATCCCGGCGCGGCGTTCATGCTGATGACCGTCCTGACGTTGACCACTGGCTCGGCCTTCATCATGTGGCTGGGGGAGCAGATCAGCGAGCGCGGAATCGGCAACGGCATGTCGCTGATCATTTTCGTGGGCATCGTGGTCGGGCTGCCGCGGGCGATTGCGGACCTCTACGAAAAAGCCAAGACGGCGGCCTGGGGGCCGTTCACTCCGCTGGCCCTGCTGCTGCTGATCGGGCTGATGATCGCGGTGGTGGCCTTCATCATCTACGTGGAGGGCGGGCAGCGGCGCATTCCGGTGCAGTACGCCAAGCGCGTGGTGGGCCGCAAGGTGCTCGGCGGGCAGATGACCTACCTGCCGCTGCGCGTCAATTCCGGCGGGGTGATTCCGCCGATTTTTGCGAGCTCGCTGCTGGCCTTTCCGGCGACCGCGGCGCTGGTCTTCCCGCACTACAAGTTTATTAAGGACATCGGGGACTGGCTGCGGTGGGGCGAACCCCTGTATACGGCGGTCTATGTCACGCTGATTCTGGTCTTCGCGTTTTTCTACGTGGGGATCGTCTTCAATCCGACCGAGCTGGCCGACAACATGCGCAAGAACGGCGGTTTCATCCCCGGGATCCGTCCGGGACGCAACACCTCGGAGCACATCAGCCGGATTCTGAAGCGGCTGACGTTTATCGGTGCGGTGTACCTGGCGATGGTCTGCCTGTTGCCGGAGTGGATGATCGCGGGCATCAAGCTGCACCACCTGTGGATGGTCGGGCCGTGGTTTGACGCGCACTTCCCGCGCTGGATTCTGGAAGGGCTGGGCGTGCAATTTTATTTCGGCGGAACTTCGCTGCTGATCGTCGTGGGCGTGGCCATGGACACGGTGCAGCAGCTCGAGGCCCAGCTGGTCATGCGCAATTACGAAGGGTTTGCACGAAAGGGCCGGGTGCGTAGCC is a window of Terriglobia bacterium DNA encoding:
- the rplF gene encoding 50S ribosomal protein L6 — its product is MSRIGNKPIPVPSGVKVALPEGRVEVQGPKGKLAVPLPAGIQFAQKEGVLTATRATEQHRAVHGLARALVANAVRGVTEGFKKDLDIVGVGYRAELKGKAVNFALGYSHPVVFPIPEGITITVEKQTHLVVSGADKGQVGQVAADLRALRPPDPYKQKGVRITGERLKKKAGKAGAKAGA
- the tuf gene encoding elongation factor Tu (EF-Tu; promotes GTP-dependent binding of aminoacyl-tRNA to the A-site of ribosomes during protein biosynthesis; when the tRNA anticodon matches the mRNA codon, GTP hydrolysis results; the inactive EF-Tu-GDP leaves the ribosome and release of GDP is promoted by elongation factor Ts; many prokaryotes have two copies of the gene encoding EF-Tu), whose protein sequence is GVEMVMPGDNISAEITLITPVALEKGLRFAIREGGHTVGAGAVSEIIE
- the rpmC gene encoding 50S ribosomal protein L29: MPRRIEKLREADAKELELQQHELSEQVFRLRFQMSTGQAEALKRLRQAKKDLARVKTLLRERDLEKSRNSQ
- the rpsS gene encoding 30S ribosomal protein S19, with translation MPRSLKKGPFVDGHLREKVDGLNARNEKKVVKTWSRRSTIVPEMIGHTIAVHNGRKFIPVYVTEQMVGHKLGEFAPTRTFKGHAVKAALERAAGPAPAGGGAAAAPAAPKA
- the rplN gene encoding 50S ribosomal protein L14; translated protein: MIQMRTWLTVADNSGARKLMCILPIGGDAGLKAGLGDIVTAAVKEATPESPIKKGTVVKAVIVRMRKERRRKDGTYIRFDDNAAVLINDANEPVGTRVFGPVARELRDKKFTKIVSLAPEVW
- the rplX gene encoding 50S ribosomal protein L24; amino-acid sequence: MAMSKQEAQRHVFSVRKGDQVKVMSGRDRGKTGRVLSVLPKKNAVVVEHANLIKRHTRPNPGKNIKGGIVEKEAPINVSNVMLVCPSCGKHTRVGHTAMPDGTRTRSCRRCATTLDK
- the rpsJ gene encoding 30S ribosomal protein S10, encoding MRQGDKIRIRLKAYDHRILDQSTREIVETAKRTGADVAGPIPLPTTINRWTVLRSPHVDKKSREQFEMRTHKRLIDILEPTPDTVDALMKLDLPPGVDVEIKAFGHAAK
- the rplD gene encoding 50S ribosomal protein L4; the protein is MPVVDVVNLDGKKVGQVDLADSVFAAKVNAHLLHEASRWYLAGERAGTHKTKVRSEVRGSGKKLWKQKGTGRARMGSIRSSIWRKGGTVHGPQPRDYSYALPKKMVLGALRSALSEKLAEQKLTIVDGWALETNKTKALRTTLDKLNGQKTILLVESGENRNLQLASRNLAGVKLVAPHVLQPYDLLRHDRLICSKDAAARLSRTLNPEKPAVEAGLVATIAPAPAANVSAAPEKKAAAPKAAAKKAEKPAAKKAAKPAKSSHKAKGKD
- the rplE gene encoding 50S ribosomal protein L5, yielding MTSRMQERYRKEAVPALMKRFGWKNPMAVPKLQKITLNIGLGEASQNVKLLDTAAVELGQISGQRAMQTRAKKSIANFKIRKGMPIGCAVTLRGERMYEFLDRLCNVVLPRVRDFKGLPSNAFDGRGNYTLGLKDQLVFPEIDYTRVDKIKGMNITLTTTAKNDEEGRELLKLLGVPLRTASVAKEG
- a CDS encoding 50S ribosomal protein L23, whose amino-acid sequence is MAMTQFQIIRRPIITEKGLGVKETQHTVVFEVAAQATKTQIKEAVQQIFKVKVAGVRTANFFGKMRRRGQSEGYRRDWKKAYVKLAEGEKMIEYAENL
- a CDS encoding type Z 30S ribosomal protein S14, whose translation is MARTAKIAKTKKKPKFKVRVRNRCRLCGRARGYIRKFELCRICFRGMALRGEIPGVVKASW
- the rpsE gene encoding 30S ribosomal protein S5, with the translated sequence MSKQILRDSLAVRRLLEVNPADLKDDVIAINRVTKVVKGGKNMSFSALVVVGDHHGHAGFGMGKAREVPMAIKKGIEQAKKNLIKLNMKGTTIPHQVLGRYGSAQVLLKPASEGTGVIAGGPVRKVMQVAGITNVMTKSIGTSNPHNVVKATFAALLSLKDAAQVAETRSKTVEELTGKQKTAGERA
- the rpsC gene encoding 30S ribosomal protein S3, which translates into the protein MGQKTHPYGFRLGYNKPWKSRWYADRDYADLLYEDTLLRRELKERLKSAGISSIDIERAANKLVVRIYTARPGIIIGRKGSEIDKLKQEVQKRTKREVHIDIQEVHRPELDAQLVAESIALQLEKRVAFRRAMRKAVDSALRFGCKGIKVRVAGRLNGAEIARKEWYLQGRLPLQTLRADIDFGFAQAYTTYGVIGVKCWVYQGENVPQRGVQRTRERAAAPAAV
- the rplR gene encoding 50S ribosomal protein L18 — translated: MSVRRISRDEHRRRVHERVRMKVQGTPERPRLCVYRSLGHIYAQIIDDRTGSTLVSASSVDKETKKQLKGGGNIAAAKVIGKVVAERAKAAKIDKVVFDRGGYKYHGRVKALADAAREAGLQF
- the rplB gene encoding 50S ribosomal protein L2 gives rise to the protein MGLKSFNPYTASRRFITVLDKSAITKEQPEKALLEPKKRSGGRNNHGEVTSWHRGGGHKKQYRKIDFKRDKTGIPAKVAAIEYDPNRSAQLALLHYADGDKRYILHPVGLEVGMTVTTGEGADILPGNAMAFRHIPPGTMVHNLELYPGRGGQVVRSAGGSAQLLSKEGDLALVKLPSGEVRKFSVDCMATVGQVGNVDHENVTYGKAGRTRWHGKRPTVRGVAMNPVDHPHGGGEGRVKGNHPQTPWGFPTLGAKTRQNKRTDKMIVQRRKG
- the rplC gene encoding 50S ribosomal protein L3, with amino-acid sequence MAVNGIIGIKLGTTQVFQKDGTAVPCTVLQAGPCVVVQRRTKEKDGYDAAQLGLVEFVKPQRVTKAMTGHFKKANVASMKVLREVRIEESADETKTGDRVLVDRFTAGELVDVTGVSKGKGFAGGVKRWHYRGGDSTHGSMHHRAPGGIGGSSFPSRVWKNQHFPGHMGHARVTAKNLEVVQVDAEENLLLVRGSVPGPSGAVILIRKVKQAK
- the rpsQ gene encoding 30S ribosomal protein S17, coding for MTSGTQATPERHQRQELVGKVTSAKMQKTIVVEVARLVKHPKYHRVVRISKKFYAHDEQREAQQGDTVRIIASRPLSRLKRWRLAEVLTRKTSAE
- the rpsH gene encoding 30S ribosomal protein S8; the protein is MQTDPIADFLTRIRNAVAAKHARLDVPASKLKVEMARILKDEGYIATYKMVDENKVRKTLRIFLKYTPDRRSVITGLRRISKPGARRYTGALEIKPVVGGLGISIVTTPKGLMSGRAARKARVGGEILCEVW
- the rplP gene encoding 50S ribosomal protein L16, with the protein product MLMPKKVKYRKQQRGRRSGKAWRGGSLAFGEYGLKALEAAWITDRQIEASRVAITRFIKRGGKLWIRVFPDKPFTKKPAETRMGKGKGAPEKWVAVVKPGRIMFEMAGVDEATAKEALLLAAHKLPILTKFVNRAGGL